In Silene latifolia isolate original U9 population chromosome 3, ASM4854445v1, whole genome shotgun sequence, a single window of DNA contains:
- the LOC141648178 gene encoding linoleate 13S-lipoxygenase 2-1, chloroplastic-like, whose translation MFSRSNVSAVITEMLTVTGSVKNVGIGQVTDIASNIVSGIPLNVLPVGALHLELVSTQLDPLQKPVEATAKLNVLIPKGLNELKYEAKFHVSDNFGKLGAVLVRNEHQKEMYVKTIVIKGLPQGTVEVTCDSWIASTNDNPEKRVFFTNQSYITSNTPPGLISLREKELQNMRGNGQGKRKSFDRIYDYDVYNDLGDPDSKPAHPRPVLGGDQLPYPRRCRSGRPPCKSDPLSETRIFGNFYIPRDEVFSDLKTVDFGISALNNVLHSVLPTLEDAVNDTMLGHFNFSQINELFDRGIDMSDIQDIKSLLTVMPNLINPTERIFRFPTPDLLQRDQFSWFRDEEFARETLAGPNPSSIKLVTEWPLMSKLDSEIYGSPESKITTELVEEEIKGVMSFDEALEQKKLFVLDYHDTLLPFVNKVREIEGTTLYGSRTLFFLSPKGTLRPLAIELTRPPLANGKPQWKQVYTPGYDATSTWLWRLAKAHVLAHDSAHHQIVSHWLRTHCCIEPYVIATNRQLSAVHPIYRLLNPYFRYTMEINSLARGALVNHGGFIESTFSLDKYSMEYGSLVYDKEWRFDHQALPTDLISRGIAIEDQSSPHGLKLAIEDYPYANDGLLLWDAMKQWITDYVMQYYKNEEQVQSDTELQQWWAEIREKGHGDKKDEQWWPVLTTSQVLIQILTTIIWVASGHHAAVNFGQYTFGGYFPNRPTIARIKMPSEDPTEEEWSYFVKNPCNVLLKTLPSRGQGIKVMLILNVLSSHSPEEEYIGEQLEPSWAEDPNTKESFDKFHLNLKKIESTIDARNADQKLNNRTGAGVIPYELLKPFSKPGATGMGVPNSVSI comes from the exons ATGTTTTCTCGTAGTAATGTTTCCGCTGTGATTACTGAAATGTTAACTGTAACTGGTTCCGTAAAAAATGTTGGGATTGGTCAAGTAACCGATATTGCATCTAATATTGTGTCAGGCATTCCGCTTAATGTTTTGCCAGTCGGTGCACTCCATTTGGAACTTGTTAGCACACAACTTGATCCAC TGCAAAAGCCGGTTGAAGCAACGGCAAAACTCAACGTATTAATTCCAAAGGGGTTAAATGAACTGAAATATGAAGCAAAATTTCATGTCAGTGACAATTTTGGCAAATTGGGAGCAGTACTTGTCAGGAATGAACATCAAAAAGAAATGTATGTCAAAACTATTGTTATTAAGGGCTTACCTCAAGGGACTGTCGAGGTCACTTGCGATTCATGGATCGCTTCGACCAATGACAATCCTGAAAAGAGAGTTTTCTTCActaatcag TCGTACATAACATCAAACACTCCACCGGGACTAATTAGCTTGCGCGAGAAGGAACTTCAAAATATGAGAGGCAATGGTCAAGGTAAACGCAAGTCCTTCGACCGTATTTATGACTATGATGTTTACAATGATCTTGGCGACCCCGACAGCAAGCCTGCCCACCCCCGACCGGTTCTTGGAGGCGACCAACTTCCGTATCCAAGACGCTGTCGATCAGGCCGACCACCCTGCAAATCAG ATCCATTATCAGAAACAAGAATATTCGGCAACTTTTACATACCAAGGGATGAAGTATTCTCTGATCTGAAGACGGTAGACTTTGGGATCAGTGCCCTAAATAATGTGTTGCATTCTGTACTTCCGACTCTAGAGGATGCTGTTAATGATACCATGCTTGGACATTTTAACTTCAGTCAGATTAATGAGTTATTCGATCGAGGAATTGACATGTCCGACATTCAAGATATCAAGTCCTTGTTAACTGTTATGCCTAATTTAATCAATCCAACTGAACGTATTTTTCGTTTTCCGACTCCTGATTTGTTGCAAA GAGATCAATTTTCATGGTTTAGAGACGAGGAATTTGCTAGGGAGACTCTTGCCGGTCCAAACCCATCCAGCATTAAACTAGTTACG GAGTGGCCTTTGATGAGCAAGCTTGACTCTGAAATCTACGGCTCTCCTGAATCGAAAATTACTACTGAACTAGTTGAGGAAGAGATCAAAGGCGTCATGTCCTTCGATGAG GCTTTGGAGCAAAAGAAACTGTTCGTACTAGACTATCATGACACACTTCTACCTTTTGTGAACAAAGTAAGAGAGATCGAAGGCACTACCCTATATGGGTCGCGTACATTGTTCTTTCTAAGTCCGAAAGGAACTTTAAGGCCTCTGGCTATCGAGCTAACAAGGCCGCCATTGGCTAACGGGAAGCCTCAGTGGAAACAAGTATACACACCTGGCTATGATGCCACTAGCACTTGGCTTTGGAGGCTTGCTAAAGCTCATGTTCTTGCTCATGACTCTGCTCATCACCAAATTGTTAGCCATTG GTTAAGGACTCATTGTTGTATTGAGCCTTACGTGATTGCAACGAACCGGCAACTAAGTGCTGTGCATCCAATTTATAGACTCTTGAATCCTTATTTTCGATACACCATGGAGATCAATTCACTGGCTCGTGGAGCCCTTGTGAATCACGGTGGGTTTATTGAGAGCACGTTCTCTCTCGACAAATATTCCATGGAATACGGCTCTTTGGTTTATGACAAAGAGTGGAGGTTCGACCATCAAGCATTACCAACTGATCTAATCAGCAG AGGCATAGCTATTGAAGATCAGTCATCACCACACGGACTTAAGCTTGCAATCGAGGATTACCCATATGCTAACGATGGACTTCTCCTATGGGATGCTATGAAGCAATGGATCACTGACTACGTCATGCAGTACTacaaaaatgaagaacaagttcAGTCTGATACAGAACTCCAACAGTGGTGGGCCGAAATCCGTGAGAAAGGCCATGGAGATAAGAAAGATGAACAATGGTGGCCTGTTCTTACAACTTCTCAGGTCCTGATTCAGATTCTAACAACTATTATATGGGTAGCGTCAGGGCATCATGCTGCAGTAAACTTTGGGCAATACACTTTCGGAGGATACTTCCCAAATCGACCAACAATTGCCCGAATCAAAATGCCTTCTGAAGACCCAACTGAAGAAGAGTGGAGCTACTTTGTGAAAAACCCATGTAATGTCTTGCTGAAAACATTACCGTCTAGAGGTCAAGGGATTAAAGTCATGCTCATATTGAATGTTTTGTCAAGTCACTCGCCTGAGGAGGAGTATATAGGTGAACAACTTGAGCCATCATGGGCTGAAGATCCAAACACAAAAGAATCGTTCGACAAATTtcatttgaacttgaagaagatAGAGAGTACAATTGATGCAAGGAATGCAGACCAGAAGTTAAATAACAGAACTGGAGCAGGAGTTATTCCATATGAACTGCTTAAGCCGTTCTCAAAACCAGGTGCTACAGGTATGGGTGTTCCAAACAGTGTTTCTATATAA